Proteins from a single region of Chloroflexota bacterium:
- the gatC gene encoding Asp-tRNA(Asn)/Glu-tRNA(Gln) amidotransferase subunit GatC — MKLSSEEVKHLALLIRLGLSEDDVERFREQLSNILENFEILQQVDTTNVAPTAPSIALENVFRDDEATPSLPVGRVLANAPNQEENHFKVRAVLEQ; from the coding sequence ATGAAGCTGAGTAGTGAGGAAGTAAAGCACCTGGCCCTCCTGATCCGCCTGGGTCTCAGCGAGGATGATGTAGAAAGATTCAGGGAACAACTCTCCAACATCCTCGAAAACTTCGAGATATTGCAGCAGGTGGATACCACCAATGTGGCACCTACAGCTCCCTCCATTGCCCTCGAAAACGTCTTCAGGGATGACGAGGCTACCCCATCACTCCCTGTTGGCAGAGTGCTCGCCAATGCCCCCAACCAGGAAGAAAACCATTTCAAGGTACGTGCGGTGCTTGAGCAGTAG
- the gatA gene encoding Asp-tRNA(Asn)/Glu-tRNA(Gln) amidotransferase subunit GatA: protein MNLCQLTAHEAGDLLRRREVSSLELTKTILDRISNVDKKVHAFVTVSGDLALKQAQEADQRIARGEATPLTGIPAVIKDNMCTNGVRTTCSSRMLENFIPPYDATVVERLNAAGMVMLGKANMDEFAMGSSTEHSAFSPTHNPWDLSRVPGGSSGGSTVVVAADEAIYALGSDTGGSIRQPAGFCNVVGFKPTYGRVSRFGLIAFASSLDQIGPLTKDVTDCAIVMNAISGHDSRDSTSLPHAVPDYTKSLIPHLQGLRLGVPQEYFVSGMQKGVADAMHSAIKRLEELGAKIEWDVSLPHTRYALAAYYIIAPSEASANLARYDGVKYGFSARDANSMWDALRKTKQFGFGAEVKRRIMLGTYALSAGYYDAYYLKAQKVRTLIRQEFDHAFEKFDALITPTSPTVPFKIGEKVDDPVQMYLSDVCTLPINIAGVPAISIPAGFVDGLPAGMQIIGKPLSEETLLRIAFAYEQSTDWHKKKPPL, encoded by the coding sequence ATGAATCTCTGTCAATTGACTGCCCATGAGGCAGGTGATCTGCTCCGTCGCCGTGAAGTCTCCTCCCTCGAGCTAACGAAGACTATCCTCGACCGAATATCAAACGTGGACAAGAAAGTTCACGCCTTTGTGACCGTTAGCGGGGATCTGGCCTTAAAGCAAGCACAAGAAGCCGACCAGAGAATAGCAAGGGGCGAGGCCACACCGCTCACCGGCATCCCTGCAGTGATCAAGGACAACATGTGCACCAACGGGGTGCGCACCACCTGCAGCTCCAGGATGCTGGAAAACTTCATACCGCCCTATGATGCCACAGTCGTGGAGAGACTAAATGCTGCCGGAATGGTCATGCTGGGCAAGGCCAATATGGATGAATTCGCCATGGGGTCTTCCACCGAACACTCCGCCTTTTCCCCCACCCATAACCCGTGGGACCTGAGCCGTGTCCCTGGCGGCAGCAGCGGGGGCTCCACGGTGGTTGTAGCTGCCGACGAGGCTATCTATGCCCTTGGTTCTGACACCGGCGGGAGCATCCGCCAGCCTGCCGGATTCTGCAACGTAGTGGGCTTCAAACCAACGTACGGAAGGGTTTCCCGTTTTGGACTGATAGCCTTTGCCAGCTCTCTTGATCAGATCGGGCCTTTAACAAAAGACGTCACCGACTGCGCCATCGTCATGAATGCCATCTCCGGCCACGACTCCAGAGATTCCACATCACTACCTCACGCCGTGCCTGATTACACCAAGTCGCTTATCCCCCACCTCCAGGGACTGCGCCTGGGGGTGCCCCAGGAGTACTTTGTCTCCGGGATGCAAAAGGGCGTAGCGGATGCCATGCACAGCGCCATCAAGCGACTGGAGGAACTGGGAGCCAAGATAGAGTGGGATGTATCCTTACCTCATACGCGATATGCCCTGGCTGCTTACTATATCATCGCTCCCTCAGAGGCCTCAGCTAATCTGGCCCGCTACGACGGAGTGAAGTACGGTTTCTCCGCCCGGGACGCTAACAGTATGTGGGACGCCCTGCGAAAGACCAAACAGTTTGGTTTTGGGGCCGAGGTGAAACGGCGCATCATGCTGGGCACCTATGCCCTCTCGGCAGGCTATTACGATGCTTACTATCTGAAGGCCCAGAAGGTACGCACCCTGATAAGACAGGAATTCGACCATGCCTTTGAAAAGTTCGATGCTCTGATCACGCCCACCTCTCCCACAGTGCCCTTCAAAATCGGTGAGAAGGTGGATGATCCAGTGCAGATGTACCTCAGTGATGTCTGCACTCTGCCCATCAATATCGCCGGAGTCCCGGCCATCTCCATTCCCGCCGGCTTTGTCGATGGACTCCCCGCAGGCATGCAGATCATCGGCAAGCCTCTCAGCGAAGAGACCCTGCTGCGCATTGCCTTCGCCTATGAACAGTCCACTGATTGGCATAAGAAGAAACCACCACTATAA
- a CDS encoding transposase, which yields MAYTNVRTLRQESPLPPVVQEIKAVLAELSQCDEELLEALRGPRRRGPHGYDPEILWHCFVAYYLLGRPSVSDLIRLLHDNPYVAKACGIDSPESIPSQPTFSRFFTKLSKRLMRGQVNQVFHKLTRKCYRTLPAFGDSVAMDATDIKAWSNGAHLKPTDKDAGWIIKNATNGRGKFTWGYKVSLLVDTTHELPLAVHVMSGNKHETKAASTLLSQARWINSKFHPEYVIADAGYCSEAVRHLIRRQYRAVPIIKTNPSHKRAVRAYPEDADWQDIYDRRTSVERVFSRLKANRKLNSVRVRGINKVKVHCLLSVIAFQACALATNRRACVRRVVGQKWPTKQLTKQRIAAY from the coding sequence ATGGCCTACACTAATGTTAGAACACTTCGTCAAGAGTCTCCACTGCCTCCTGTGGTTCAGGAGATTAAGGCAGTGTTGGCCGAGCTTTCTCAATGTGATGAGGAACTTCTTGAAGCACTCAGGGGGCCACGAAGACGAGGGCCACATGGGTATGACCCTGAGATACTTTGGCACTGCTTTGTGGCATATTATCTCTTGGGTAGGCCGTCTGTCTCTGACCTGATCCGTCTTCTCCATGACAACCCCTACGTTGCCAAGGCTTGTGGCATTGACTCTCCAGAGAGCATTCCGAGTCAGCCGACTTTCTCTAGGTTCTTCACGAAGCTGTCCAAGAGGCTTATGAGAGGGCAAGTAAATCAGGTTTTCCACAAGCTCACTCGGAAGTGTTATCGCACACTCCCTGCGTTTGGGGATTCGGTAGCTATGGATGCCACTGATATCAAGGCATGGTCGAATGGGGCGCACTTGAAGCCTACGGACAAGGATGCTGGATGGATTATCAAGAATGCTACTAATGGTCGTGGCAAGTTCACCTGGGGATACAAGGTCTCCCTGTTGGTGGATACGACCCATGAACTCCCTTTGGCAGTCCATGTCATGAGTGGGAATAAGCATGAAACAAAGGCTGCGTCCACACTCTTGAGCCAAGCACGCTGGATCAACAGCAAGTTTCATCCTGAGTATGTTATCGCGGATGCTGGCTATTGCAGTGAGGCGGTCAGACACCTGATTCGTCGGCAATACAGGGCAGTTCCGATCATCAAGACGAACCCATCGCATAAGAGGGCTGTTCGAGCTTATCCAGAAGACGCTGACTGGCAGGATATCTACGACAGACGCACGAGCGTGGAGAGGGTATTCTCCCGTCTCAAGGCTAATCGGAAGCTGAACAGTGTCCGAGTGCGTGGCATTAACAAGGTCAAAGTTCATTGCTTACTCTCTGTGATAGCATTCCAAGCATGTGCATTGGCTACCAATCGTCGTGCATGTGTCAGGCGAGTAGTCGGGCAGAAGTGGCCGACCAAGCAACTGACAAAGCAGAGGATTGCAGCATACTGA